The window TACTGGGTGAACAAATTGCAAGCAAGAGGCATGTAACATCAAACGGTGGCAATCATAGTTTTCACGGAACATACGGTTGTGGCGACCATCACCATGATTTACGTCACCAATAATGTGATGGTTTAAATGATGCATATGACGACGCAGCTGGTGTTTACGGCCCGTTTCAGGTTTCATTTCAACTAAGCAATAACGGCTGGTCGCATAGCGACCGACTGGAATATTGGTTTCAACGGTGGCAAGTGGACTATAGGCTGTTACTGCTTCTTGGGCTTCTTGTTCTTCTGCTGCGTTTTTATCCGCAATTTTATCAAGCTCTTTTTTCAACGGATAATCAAGTACTGCAGCGTCTTTGATCCAACCACGAACAACAGCGTGATACGTTTTATGTATCTCTCGCCCTGAAAACACCGGCATCATTTGCGACGCAATTTCACTCGATAAGCCAAATAATAACACCCCAGATGTAGGGCGATCTAACCGATGAAGCGGAAATACATGCTGGCCAATTTGATCTCGTAATGTTTGCATTACAAATACCGTTTCATGGCGATCCAGCCAAGAGCGGTGAACCAACATACCTGATGGCTTATTAACCGCAACCAAGTATTCATCTTGAAAAAGAATGTCTAATTCCACAATTATTGAGCCTTAAATAAGTTATCTAACTCACGTGTTACGCCAAGAATAATATTTACCCCACTGTCATGCTTCATTGCTTCTTCAACATAAGGGGAAAGTTCAAAATGTTGAGGTAACGGTTGTTTCAGCGCGATAAGCTGGGTCATTCTCGGAATAAAAATCCATTGCAACCATTGACTACAAGATAGCGTATCCACCGCAAAAGGTTCAGCGCTCGCAAGTGCTGTGTTGCTTGGTGGTGCACTTTCCCACCGTTCAGCATTGCGTAAGGCAGCCTCAAGCATTTCTAGTAACAACATGCTATGACGATATTTATCCATGCAACAAATCCTCATGAAATTGGCGCGCTAGAATACCATTTCATCCCCCGACACCCAACAACGGATACACCGACAATCAAGGTTCTGATACTTAATGACATGATTTACGCAATTGAATAGTCAGTTAATTACTGTCTTTGATATACTCACGAATCAGATTTAGGAGCAATAACTATGTCCATGGATACATTCCACACCCTTACCCAATTACTTGATAATGCTGGTTGTCAGTACAAGATTTTCGACCTTGGTCGCCGTGTTTGCGAAATTGATATCGAGCAGTTCAAAGCTGTAGAAGAAAATCGTCAGCCTTATCCATGGCCATTGCAGCAGCATGCGCACCTTTCTATCTCTTTTTGGCAGAACAATAATGCACCTTGGGTTTGGTTCTTACGTTTACCATTAGACGAGCGTGGGTTATTAAAGCAAGCCGCTGTGGGCGATTTTATCAAGTATGTTATCGAAGCCATGGGCGCAACGCTCAATGCTAAGCCGACAGAAGAGGAACAAGAGAAATTAGCCGCTAACCCATACACATTTAAACCTAATGACGACAAAATGGCGATTTTTCATGCCCAATTACGTCAGGTTCTCTCATTATCGACCAGTCAGTATTATGAGCATGCTCAGCTATTTCTAAGTGGTGATCTCGGCTGGGATCAATGGCAAGGTATCGGTCTGCAAGGTTTGGCTGATATCTGCGCAAGAATAAAGCAAGAAAATAACAGCACGCTACTAAGAAAAGCAGTGAACAACCTGCCAATGACCCCTCTTTATGCTTTACTGGGTTGTTTAGAGCATTGTGATATTCCAGAAACACTGAGCAAGCGTTTAGAAGAAAGATTACACACAGAAATGGCATCTTCAGAGCCAGATCTCTTCTTACTAGCCGCCATTATCCGTTCGCTTGCAGGTAGCAACGCTGTCACGCTTACAGAGCAGCTTAATACCTTATTACAACACGCAGAGCTTTGTCATCCTGAAGTCTTAGTCGCGATTGCAGGGCGCTGTTGGTATGGTTTAGCGAACACAGACACCGCAAGCCTATTTTTATTACGTCTTGCTGAAACAAAAGATCAAACGCTATTTAATCAGCTCTTTACAGATCTTGTCATGTTGCCTTTACTTCGCGGAACTATGCTTCAAGTTCTTCACAGTCAAGCAAACCCCGCATTAATTGAAGCGATAACCCA is drawn from Photobacterium profundum SS9 and contains these coding sequences:
- the truC gene encoding tRNA pseudouridine(65) synthase TruC — its product is MELDILFQDEYLVAVNKPSGMLVHRSWLDRHETVFVMQTLRDQIGQHVFPLHRLDRPTSGVLLFGLSSEIASQMMPVFSGREIHKTYHAVVRGWIKDAAVLDYPLKKELDKIADKNAAEEQEAQEAVTAYSPLATVETNIPVGRYATSRYCLVEMKPETGRKHQLRRHMHHLNHHIIGDVNHGDGRHNRMFRENYDCHRLMLHASCLQFVHPVTKQALDIRASIDETWLRVMSEFNWSTELLNSK
- a CDS encoding YqcC family protein produces the protein MDKYRHSMLLLEMLEAALRNAERWESAPPSNTALASAEPFAVDTLSCSQWLQWIFIPRMTQLIALKQPLPQHFELSPYVEEAMKHDSGVNIILGVTRELDNLFKAQ
- a CDS encoding DUF3549 family protein, whose protein sequence is MDTFHTLTQLLDNAGCQYKIFDLGRRVCEIDIEQFKAVEENRQPYPWPLQQHAHLSISFWQNNNAPWVWFLRLPLDERGLLKQAAVGDFIKYVIEAMGATLNAKPTEEEQEKLAANPYTFKPNDDKMAIFHAQLRQVLSLSTSQYYEHAQLFLSGDLGWDQWQGIGLQGLADICARIKQENNSTLLRKAVNNLPMTPLYALLGCLEHCDIPETLSKRLEERLHTEMASSEPDLFLLAAIIRSLAGSNAVTLTEQLNTLLQHAELCHPEVLVAIAGRCWYGLANTDTASLFLLRLAETKDQTLFNQLFTDLVMLPLLRGTMLQVLHSQANPALIEAITQLQQHARSK